One segment of Cetobacterium sp. NK01 DNA contains the following:
- a CDS encoding ABC transporter ATP-binding protein — MLNSIFKYYLKERKLLTYFLVSSFFVTVLDLYGPIVVQNLIDNSIPKKNINEFFMFSAFLLTLYIIRLFLSIYSSSRGQLMGNRIKFFMREDLFKKILNQPDTYFMKNQSGDIISRVTNDLENVSALLYRGLEDFLFSILSIAGAMALMATFNLKLTLITMIPLPIAIYFTIIQNKKLKYGYIEVRERFSKLTSGIHDSLKTIFFIKDNVLEKDTLEKFSSKNKELLSVEKNNIFNTSALMSGINFYNQLTQLIVIFIGGYMHIKGEISFGIIVSFILLTNRFRVYLLRLMGLVDVFQRGATGISRFLEIMNIPNIKDGNTIIEKNIDSIKVDGLNFAFDKQEVIKNLSITIEKGEKVAFVGESGVGKTTIFSLLKRTFLPEENTIFINDLCIHEVDRESLLNRIAIVDQRDSLMNETILENIKVVKRDATKKEIEEALELAELKEFVESLEKKENTKLGQGGIELSSGQKQRLSMARLFLKDPEIIFLDEGTSALDNILEKKIMDNILQKFEDKIIISIAHRLNTLKKFNKIVVLGKDGIKEIGDFQSLIDKKGVFFNMYKAGNL, encoded by the coding sequence ATGTTAAATAGTATTTTCAAGTACTATTTAAAAGAAAGAAAACTGCTAACTTATTTTTTAGTTAGCAGTTTTTTTGTAACCGTACTGGATTTATATGGACCGATAGTTGTCCAAAATTTAATTGATAACTCAATTCCCAAGAAAAATATAAATGAATTTTTTATGTTCTCAGCTTTTTTATTAACGCTTTATATTATAAGATTATTTTTATCAATTTACTCTAGTTCAAGAGGACAGTTGATGGGAAATAGAATAAAATTTTTTATGAGAGAAGATTTATTTAAAAAAATATTAAATCAACCAGATACATATTTTATGAAAAATCAAAGTGGAGATATCATATCAAGAGTTACAAATGACTTAGAAAATGTTTCAGCTCTTCTATATAGAGGACTAGAAGATTTTTTATTTTCAATATTATCAATAGCCGGAGCTATGGCTTTAATGGCTACTTTTAATTTGAAGTTAACTTTAATAACAATGATTCCATTACCAATAGCTATATATTTTACAATAATTCAAAATAAGAAATTAAAATATGGCTACATAGAAGTAAGAGAAAGATTTTCTAAATTAACATCAGGAATTCACGATTCATTGAAAACTATATTCTTTATAAAAGATAATGTCCTAGAAAAAGATACTTTAGAGAAGTTTTCAAGTAAAAATAAAGAGTTATTAAGTGTAGAGAAAAATAATATATTTAATACATCAGCTTTAATGTCCGGTATTAATTTTTATAATCAACTCACTCAACTTATTGTTATATTTATAGGTGGATACATGCATATAAAAGGTGAAATAAGTTTTGGAATTATTGTGAGTTTTATATTATTGACTAATAGATTTAGAGTGTATCTTTTAAGACTTATGGGCCTTGTAGATGTATTTCAAAGAGGAGCTACAGGAATAAGCAGGTTTTTAGAAATTATGAATATTCCAAATATTAAAGATGGAAATACAATTATAGAAAAAAATATAGACAGTATAAAGGTAGACGGATTAAATTTTGCATTTGATAAACAAGAAGTTATAAAAAATTTATCAATAACTATAGAAAAAGGAGAAAAAGTAGCATTTGTTGGAGAGAGTGGAGTAGGAAAAACAACAATATTTTCACTTTTAAAAAGAACATTTTTACCTGAAGAAAATACAATTTTTATAAATGATTTATGCATCCATGAGGTAGATAGAGAAAGTTTGTTAAATAGAATAGCGATAGTCGATCAGAGAGATAGTTTGATGAATGAAACAATATTAGAGAATATAAAAGTAGTAAAAAGAGATGCAACAAAAAAAGAGATAGAAGAAGCATTAGAATTAGCTGAATTAAAAGAATTTGTAGAAAGTTTAGAAAAGAAAGAAAATACAAAACTAGGCCAAGGTGGAATTGAATTGAGTTCAGGACAGAAGCAAAGGCTATCAATGGCAAGATTATTTTTAAAAGACCCAGAAATCATATTTTTAGATGAAGGAACTTCAGCATTGGACAATATTTTAGAGAAAAAAATAATGGATAATATTCTACAGAAATTTGAAGATAAAATAATAATTTCAATAGCTCATAGATTAAATACACTTAAAAAATTTAACAAAATTGTAGTTTTAGGTAAAGATGGAATTAAGGAAATAGGCGATTTTCAAAGTTTAATTGATAAAAAAGGTGTATTTTTTAATATGTACAAAGCTGGAAATTTATAA
- a CDS encoding radical SAM protein, with protein sequence MNFETRYKSHHNSSGLIGKYYPQKRVTEEEFLNRLKEEPKDIPRAIYVHTPYCDKICSFCNLNREQLSGSLDSYADYIVSEFDKYGDYRYFKEKSVDVIYFGGGTPTVYKNNQLEKILQSVNRNIKFSAEYEFTLETTLHNLNDEKIELMNKYGVNRLSVGIQSFSDEGRKFYNRTYSKNETIERLIQLKEKFNGEVCIDIIYNYPTQKIEDAIEDAKIIKKLDLGSSSFYSLMVHEGSTLFHDIKDEKVKVQEDLKRERELHDAFIKELAKDSDYYVLELTKIAKKGRDKYKYIKTRNFGGDTFPIGVGAGGNVDNISIFRMKKEMSMFVEKSDYQQRLDKFSGLFQFPQIDKNIVKNILTSEEMIVFEELLFELKENNFILEDKEHYKLTEDGLFWGNNISREILTTVVEKTLGLIKK encoded by the coding sequence ATGAATTTTGAAACAAGATATAAAAGTCATCATAATTCTAGTGGATTGATAGGAAAATATTATCCTCAAAAAAGAGTTACAGAGGAAGAATTTTTAAACAGATTAAAAGAGGAACCTAAAGATATTCCAAGAGCTATATATGTTCATACACCATATTGTGATAAAATTTGTTCGTTTTGTAATTTAAATAGAGAGCAATTGAGTGGAAGTTTAGATTCTTATGCAGATTATATAGTTAGTGAATTTGATAAATATGGGGACTATAGATATTTTAAGGAAAAAAGTGTAGATGTAATATATTTTGGTGGAGGAACTCCAACAGTTTATAAAAATAATCAATTGGAAAAAATACTTCAAAGTGTTAATAGAAATATAAAATTTTCTGCAGAATATGAATTTACTTTAGAAACAACATTACATAATTTAAATGATGAAAAAATAGAGTTAATGAATAAATATGGAGTTAATAGATTATCTGTAGGTATTCAAAGTTTCTCAGATGAAGGAAGAAAATTTTACAATAGAACGTATTCGAAAAATGAAACAATAGAGAGATTAATTCAATTAAAAGAAAAATTTAATGGAGAAGTTTGCATAGATATTATTTATAACTATCCAACGCAAAAAATAGAGGATGCTATAGAGGATGCCAAGATTATAAAAAAGTTAGATTTAGGAAGTTCAAGTTTTTATTCATTAATGGTTCATGAAGGTTCAACATTATTTCATGACATAAAAGACGAAAAAGTTAAAGTTCAAGAGGATTTAAAAAGAGAGAGAGAGTTACATGATGCGTTTATAAAAGAGTTAGCTAAAGATAGTGATTATTATGTATTGGAGTTAACGAAAATAGCAAAAAAAGGAAGAGATAAATATAAATATATAAAAACTAGAAACTTTGGAGGAGACACTTTTCCAATTGGAGTTGGAGCTGGAGGAAATGTTGATAATATATCTATTTTTAGAATGAAGAAAGAGATGTCAATGTTTGTTGAAAAAAGTGATTATCAACAAAGATTGGATAAATTTAGCGGATTGTTTCAATTTCCACAAATAGATAAAAATATAGTAAAAAATATATTAACATCTGAAGAAATGATAGTTTTTGAAGAATTACTATTTGAGTTAAAAGAGAATAATTTTATATTAGAAGATAAAGAACATTATAAACTAACTGAAGATGGCTTATTTTGGGGTAACAATATATCTAGAGAGATTTTAACAACAGTTGTTGAAAAAACTTTAGGATTAATAAAAAAGTAA
- a CDS encoding pyridoxamine 5'-phosphate oxidase family protein — translation MMMPIKFDKEQIKKEVEEFRGDFKSVILGTKSKNGDVDVTYAPYLNFEGEGYIYISEIGDHFDNLKDNPQFEIMFLQDEKDAASVLVRKRLRYNVVAEFKERDEKFDVILDAFEEKVGEGMKVVRKMQDFHLVKLNIVNGRFVKGFGQAYNLKDGDVIQMTGDKKSHR, via the coding sequence ATGATGATGCCAATAAAATTTGATAAAGAACAAATAAAAAAAGAGGTAGAAGAGTTTAGAGGAGACTTTAAATCAGTTATATTAGGAACAAAATCTAAAAATGGAGATGTTGATGTGACATATGCTCCATACTTAAATTTCGAAGGAGAAGGATATATTTACATTAGTGAAATTGGAGATCATTTTGATAATTTAAAAGATAATCCTCAATTTGAAATTATGTTTTTACAAGATGAGAAAGATGCAGCTTCTGTTCTAGTAAGAAAGAGATTAAGATACAATGTAGTAGCTGAATTTAAGGAAAGAGATGAAAAATTTGATGTAATATTAGATGCTTTTGAAGAGAAAGTTGGAGAAGGAATGAAAGTTGTTCGTAAAATGCAAGATTTTCATTTAGTAAAGTTAAATATAGTTAATGGAAGATTTGTAAAAGGATTTGGACAAGCATATAATTTAAAAGATGGAGATGTTATTCAAATGACAGGAGATAAAAAATCTCATAGATAG
- a CDS encoding DUF1499 domain-containing protein — MKRKVILIFISCFFILMGEGRGKEVLEECPDKPNCVSSEANHSKNYIEPIIFNESNEIIKKKLIKVIEKFQGKILEDKENYLKVAFYSKFFGFEDIADFEIESEKKIINIRSAAQTGWYDFGVNRKRMEKIRAELK; from the coding sequence ATGAAAAGAAAGGTAATTTTGATTTTTATTTCTTGTTTTTTTATTTTAATGGGAGAAGGGAGAGGAAAAGAAGTGTTAGAAGAATGTCCAGATAAACCCAATTGTGTTTCTAGCGAAGCTAATCATAGTAAGAATTATATAGAACCTATAATTTTTAATGAAAGTAATGAAATTATAAAAAAGAAATTGATAAAAGTTATTGAAAAATTTCAAGGTAAAATTTTAGAGGATAAAGAGAATTATTTAAAAGTCGCTTTTTACAGTAAATTTTTTGGTTTTGAAGATATTGCAGATTTTGAAATAGAATCAGAGAAAAAAATAATTAATATAAGATCTGCAGCTCAAACGGGATGGTATGACTTTGGAGTAAATAGAAAAAGAATGGAAAAAATAAGAGCGGAATTAAAGTAG
- the rbr gene encoding rubrerythrin, protein MGKSIKGTKTEQNLLKAFAGESQARQRYTLFADKARSEGYEQIAALFEETALNEQYHARRFFSYLEGGPVEITATYPAGIVGTTMENLEEAAAGEYEEWAELYPGFAEVAAEEGFPQVAAAFKVIVEVEKLHEKRYRKLLKNLGEDHVFKKDNDVRWKCRKCGYVHEGTEAPKVCPSCLEKQKEFELECVNY, encoded by the coding sequence ATGGGTAAATCTATAAAAGGAACTAAAACTGAACAAAATTTATTAAAAGCTTTTGCAGGAGAATCTCAAGCAAGACAGAGATACACACTGTTTGCAGATAAAGCTAGAAGTGAAGGTTATGAGCAAATTGCTGCATTATTTGAGGAAACAGCTTTAAATGAGCAGTATCATGCAAGAAGATTTTTCTCATATTTAGAAGGTGGACCAGTTGAGATAACAGCAACTTATCCAGCAGGAATAGTTGGAACGACTATGGAAAATTTAGAGGAAGCGGCAGCAGGAGAATATGAAGAGTGGGCAGAGTTATATCCTGGATTTGCAGAAGTTGCAGCAGAAGAGGGATTTCCACAAGTTGCAGCAGCATTTAAAGTTATTGTAGAAGTTGAGAAATTACATGAAAAAAGATATCGTAAATTATTAAAAAATTTAGGAGAAGATCATGTATTTAAAAAAGATAATGATGTAAGATGGAAATGTAGAAAGTGTGGATATGTACACGAAGGAACAGAGGCTCCAAAGGTTTGTCCATCATGCTTAGAAAAACAAAAAGAATTTGAGTTAGAGTGTGTAAATTATTAA
- a CDS encoding FecCD family ABC transporter permease codes for MKKHISLILILGIILTGTLSIGLGSVSVPLEQLFSISTAPDYIKTIIYDIRLPRIVMALLIGMMLSSSGVVVQAVFQNPLADPYIIGIAASATFGAVIAYVFQLPDIFYGILAFLSCLISTFIIFKLSNRSGKVDITTLLIVGIAVSAFIGAFTSFAMYLIGEESFKITMWLMGYLGGATWTKVFLLIIPLVFSLIFFYLQRNQLDALLSGDEEANSLGVDVHTLKAKVLTVSALVVAFSVAFSGMIGFVGLIIPHSIRMLVGPSNSRLIPNAALAGGFFLLVCDTIGRLFLAPVEIPIGVVTAFFGAPFFLYLAFKAKGGN; via the coding sequence ATGAAAAAACACATATCGTTAATATTAATTCTGGGAATAATACTAACAGGAACACTTTCTATTGGTTTAGGAAGTGTTTCTGTACCATTGGAACAACTATTTTCCATAAGTACAGCACCAGATTATATAAAAACAATAATTTATGATATAAGATTACCAAGAATAGTGATGGCATTATTAATAGGAATGATGCTTTCATCAAGTGGAGTTGTAGTTCAAGCCGTATTTCAGAATCCACTAGCTGATCCATATATAATAGGAATTGCAGCAAGTGCTACATTCGGGGCTGTGATAGCATATGTATTTCAATTACCAGATATTTTTTATGGGATATTGGCATTTTTATCATGCTTAATAAGTACATTCATTATATTTAAGTTATCAAATAGAAGTGGTAAGGTTGACATAACAACTCTTCTAATAGTAGGAATAGCTGTATCAGCTTTTATAGGTGCTTTTACATCTTTTGCTATGTATTTAATAGGAGAGGAATCTTTTAAGATAACTATGTGGTTAATGGGGTATTTAGGAGGAGCAACTTGGACAAAAGTATTTTTACTTATAATTCCATTAGTTTTTTCTTTAATATTTTTTTACTTACAAAGAAATCAATTAGATGCATTATTATCAGGAGATGAAGAAGCTAACTCTTTAGGAGTTGATGTACATACATTGAAAGCAAAAGTATTAACAGTGTCAGCATTAGTTGTAGCATTTTCAGTTGCTTTTTCAGGAATGATTGGTTTTGTAGGATTAATTATACCTCATTCAATAAGAATGTTAGTAGGACCATCTAACTCTAGATTAATTCCTAATGCTGCCTTGGCAGGAGGATTTTTTCTATTAGTTTGTGACACAATAGGAAGATTGTTTTTAGCACCTGTTGAGATTCCAATTGGAGTTGTTACGGCATTCTTTGGAGCTCCATTCTTCTTATACTTAGCATTTAAAGCTAAAGGAGGAAACTAA
- a CDS encoding DMT family transporter codes for MGESLALAAAFGWVGSSIFLERASKETGTLAVNLIRLIIAMIFLGIITYLKRGLLLPVDVTKESLKFLSVSGLFGLFLGDFFLYKAYINVGPRITLLVMTFSPIAVSILSFIMLDEKIEIIKILGMILTVLGIAMVVLRKRSDKDFSKLGFVYAVLAMLGESFGIIFTRLGSTNYDSFATIQVRTIPAILAFMIYISIRKEWGNIKEGILNKKGMLYIALGTIIATLGVTSLVEAMKHSNVGVVSTLAATSPILIIPISIVCFKEKISVLEGIGAIISFIGIGIFFIM; via the coding sequence TTGGGAGAAAGTTTAGCGCTTGCTGCAGCTTTTGGCTGGGTAGGAAGTTCTATTTTTTTAGAAAGAGCTAGTAAAGAAACGGGAACACTAGCAGTAAATTTAATAAGATTAATCATTGCAATGATATTTTTAGGAATAATAACATATCTAAAAAGAGGATTGTTGTTACCAGTTGATGTAACAAAAGAATCGTTAAAATTTTTATCTGTTTCAGGATTATTTGGATTATTTTTAGGTGATTTCTTTTTGTATAAGGCTTATATTAATGTAGGTCCAAGAATAACATTACTAGTGATGACTTTTAGTCCAATAGCAGTTTCAATATTAAGTTTTATTATGTTAGATGAAAAAATAGAAATTATAAAAATATTGGGAATGATTTTGACAGTTTTAGGAATAGCCATGGTTGTTTTAAGAAAAAGAAGCGATAAAGACTTTTCAAAATTAGGGTTTGTGTATGCGGTTTTAGCTATGTTAGGTGAAAGTTTTGGAATTATTTTTACGAGATTAGGTTCAACTAATTATGATTCTTTTGCAACAATTCAAGTTAGAACTATACCTGCAATTTTAGCTTTTATGATTTATATATCGATTCGAAAAGAGTGGGGAAATATAAAAGAAGGAATTTTAAATAAAAAAGGTATGTTATATATAGCTCTAGGAACAATTATAGCAACATTAGGAGTAACATCTTTAGTTGAAGCTATGAAACATTCAAATGTAGGGGTGGTTAGTACCTTAGCTGCAACTAGTCCGATACTAATAATACCAATATCAATTGTATGCTTTAAAGAAAAAATTTCGGTATTAGAAGGAATCGGAGCTATAATTTCTTTTATAGGAATTGGAATATTTTTTATAATGTAA
- a CDS encoding ABC transporter substrate-binding protein: MKRVITLIFTILISNLVYALKIENDFIIDSRGNKIAKKEYKKVLILDPAAVEAFYLIGGENNIVAIADTAKNPIWPQEKTKDLPKAGIIMKPSVEQVLMYSPDLVILNTMSESFGESLKARKLNFIINEANSFEQILNNLEIYGVITGKEENTDRLIDSYNLKLKMIKEKIAEKPLKIKGGFLFSTSPMMVFSPNSLPGQIFDTLGIENIAKGLPGGRPILSPEFLLAENPDILVGSMAIKNKNDILNSNPVVKQTKAGQKGNIMIIESDKILRGTPRVIDALEELYKELSNVK, from the coding sequence ATGAAAAGAGTAATAACATTAATTTTTACTATTTTAATTAGTAATCTAGTTTATGCTTTAAAAATAGAAAATGATTTTATTATAGATTCAAGAGGGAATAAAATAGCAAAGAAAGAGTATAAAAAAGTTTTAATATTAGATCCGGCAGCAGTGGAAGCATTTTATTTAATTGGTGGAGAAAATAATATAGTAGCAATAGCAGACACTGCAAAAAATCCAATTTGGCCACAAGAAAAAACAAAGGATTTACCAAAAGCAGGAATAATAATGAAACCTTCAGTAGAACAAGTTTTAATGTATAGCCCAGATTTAGTAATACTAAATACTATGTCTGAAAGTTTTGGAGAAAGTTTAAAAGCAAGAAAATTAAACTTTATAATTAATGAAGCTAATTCTTTTGAACAAATTTTAAATAATTTAGAAATATATGGAGTTATAACTGGAAAGGAAGAAAATACAGATAGATTAATTGATAGTTATAATTTAAAATTAAAAATGATAAAAGAGAAAATAGCGGAAAAACCTTTAAAAATAAAGGGAGGATTTTTATTTTCAACATCTCCAATGATGGTGTTTAGTCCAAATTCATTACCAGGTCAAATTTTCGATACTTTAGGAATAGAAAATATAGCAAAAGGGTTACCAGGTGGAAGACCAATATTATCGCCAGAATTTTTATTAGCAGAAAATCCGGATATACTTGTAGGTTCAATGGCTATAAAAAATAAAAATGATATTTTAAATAGTAATCCAGTTGTAAAACAAACAAAAGCGGGACAAAAAGGGAATATAATGATAATTGAATCAGACAAAATACTAAGAGGAACACCTAGAGTAATTGATGCTTTAGAGGAGTTATACAAGGAGTTGTCAAATGTTAAATAG
- a CDS encoding TonB-dependent receptor, whose translation MNKRIAVLSLIVTALSYSNDDFFYEEANKGVKLNESVISTTGFETAQRNVTNTVTVITAKDIEEKNYQSVSEALKDVPSVNLIGDPKDPIIDMRGQGSKATANVQVLIDGVSVNLLDTSHAKTPINTVPVENIEKIEVIPGGGAILYGSGTRGGIINIVTKSGAGYTGGSVSGELNTFGGKKGEVSYGTTVGDLGININYTKNDYKGFRDGDESDSEYFEGSLKYKIDENQSFTFKYSRYKDDATSPRALTKEMLSNPKSNGLVGKYDELIVNNTKKDEFTGKYEYKFNEKVTLDLVGFYQKTDIYNENNYEKMSYSVKNYMDYTDEKIGFKPKLKVSYGESSSLILGYDYINNNLKRDSQMDMFSSEKYKNDLIKDTHSVFVLNRNAIGKFEFTQGVRYEYADYKTDRSYTKSSLSSGATTSDTSINRKTTMENMAYELVGNYLYSETGNIYVKGEKGFTSPTPSQLVDKIDGAYINNDLDSETYITYETGFKDYIFGSFISGAIYLTETNDEIATENYTGMNFRNYNIGKTRRYGLELNAEQYFGNLTVREGYALVKTKILKDQDKSIEGNEIADVPTNRFNIALDYKITSKVNVIWDTVYSSGYYLNNKNTEGKQNENIVTNLTLNYRPVESLRIYTGINNIFNEKYYNSISSDGKEYNPAAERSLYAGFKYNF comes from the coding sequence ATGAACAAAAGAATAGCAGTACTAAGTTTAATAGTAACAGCTTTAAGTTATTCAAATGATGATTTTTTCTATGAAGAAGCTAATAAAGGGGTTAAATTAAATGAAAGTGTGATTTCAACAACGGGGTTTGAAACAGCACAAAGAAATGTAACAAATACAGTAACAGTTATTACAGCTAAAGATATAGAGGAAAAGAATTATCAATCTGTATCAGAGGCTTTAAAAGATGTACCAAGTGTCAATTTAATAGGTGATCCAAAAGATCCAATAATTGATATGAGAGGACAAGGAAGTAAAGCAACAGCAAATGTACAAGTTTTAATAGATGGTGTAAGTGTAAACTTATTAGATACATCTCATGCAAAAACACCAATTAATACAGTTCCGGTTGAAAATATTGAAAAAATTGAGGTTATTCCAGGCGGAGGAGCTATTCTTTATGGAAGTGGAACAAGAGGTGGAATAATAAATATTGTGACAAAATCAGGAGCAGGTTATACAGGAGGTTCTGTTTCAGGAGAGCTAAATACTTTTGGTGGAAAAAAAGGTGAGGTTTCTTATGGAACGACAGTTGGAGATTTAGGTATAAATATTAATTATACTAAGAATGATTACAAGGGGTTTAGAGATGGGGATGAATCAGATTCAGAGTATTTTGAAGGAAGTTTAAAATATAAAATTGATGAAAATCAAAGTTTTACCTTTAAGTACTCAAGATATAAGGATGATGCAACATCACCTAGAGCTCTTACAAAAGAGATGTTATCAAATCCTAAAAGTAATGGTCTTGTTGGTAAATATGATGAGTTAATTGTTAATAATACTAAGAAAGATGAATTTACAGGAAAATATGAGTACAAATTTAATGAAAAAGTAACTTTAGATTTAGTTGGATTCTATCAGAAAACAGATATATATAATGAAAATAATTATGAAAAAATGAGTTATAGTGTTAAAAATTATATGGATTATACTGACGAAAAGATAGGATTTAAACCGAAATTAAAAGTTAGCTATGGAGAATCAAGTAGTTTAATTTTAGGGTATGACTATATAAATAACAACTTGAAAAGAGATAGTCAAATGGATATGTTTAGTTCAGAAAAATATAAAAATGATTTAATTAAAGATACTCATAGTGTATTTGTTTTAAATAGAAATGCAATTGGTAAATTTGAATTTACTCAAGGTGTAAGATATGAATATGCAGATTATAAAACTGATAGATCATATACAAAAAGTTCTTTATCAAGTGGGGCAACAACATCAGATACAAGTATAAATAGAAAAACAACTATGGAAAATATGGCTTATGAGTTAGTAGGAAACTATTTGTATTCAGAGACAGGAAATATCTATGTGAAGGGAGAAAAAGGGTTTACTTCTCCAACACCTTCACAATTAGTAGATAAAATAGATGGAGCATATATTAATAATGATTTAGATTCAGAAACATATATAACATATGAAACAGGTTTTAAAGATTATATATTTGGAAGTTTTATAAGTGGAGCAATATATTTAACTGAAACAAATGATGAAATAGCAACAGAAAATTATACAGGAATGAATTTTAGAAATTATAATATTGGAAAAACAAGAAGATATGGTTTAGAGTTAAATGCAGAGCAGTACTTTGGAAATCTAACAGTAAGAGAAGGATATGCTTTAGTTAAGACAAAAATATTAAAAGATCAAGATAAATCAATTGAGGGAAATGAAATAGCAGATGTTCCTACAAATAGATTTAATATAGCATTAGATTATAAAATAACTTCAAAAGTTAATGTTATTTGGGATACAGTTTATTCGTCAGGTTATTATTTAAATAATAAAAATACAGAGGGTAAACAGAATGAAAACATTGTGACAAACTTAACATTAAATTATAGACCAGTTGAAAGTTTAAGAATTTATACAGGAATTAATAATATATTTAATGAAAAGTATTATAACTCTATAAGCTCAGATGGCAAAGAGTATAATCCAGCTGCAGAGAGAAGTCTTTACGCAGGATTTAAATATAATTTCTAA
- a CDS encoding ABC transporter ATP-binding protein encodes MGVKVNNLSFSYGEREILKKLKVNITKGKMTGILGPNGCGKSTFLKNILGYLNPSEGDIEFNGKETKELSKKEKARLVSLVPQKSNLMTNMSVKDFVLMGRLPHLKSSWAGYSYEDRRKVEDNLKFLGLEKFSERVAISLSGGEFQRVLLARALTQDPEILLLDEPTSALDLNHAVELLNKVKSLVVEKSLTGVAVLHDLNLAAMFCDELIMMKDGEIKYQGTPSEVLTEENLQKVYNLKAKVIKDQSGIPYIIPLV; translated from the coding sequence ATGGGTGTAAAAGTGAATAATCTGTCATTTTCTTATGGAGAGAGAGAGATTTTAAAAAAATTAAAAGTTAATATAACTAAAGGAAAAATGACAGGGATATTAGGACCAAACGGTTGTGGTAAATCGACATTTTTAAAGAATATATTAGGATATTTAAATCCAAGTGAAGGGGATATTGAGTTTAATGGAAAGGAAACAAAGGAACTTTCTAAAAAAGAGAAAGCAAGATTAGTTTCCTTAGTTCCACAAAAGTCAAATTTAATGACAAATATGTCAGTAAAGGATTTTGTTTTAATGGGGAGACTTCCTCATTTAAAATCTAGTTGGGCAGGATATTCATATGAAGATAGAAGAAAAGTTGAAGATAATTTAAAGTTTTTAGGATTGGAAAAATTTTCTGAAAGAGTAGCAATTAGTCTTTCTGGAGGAGAGTTTCAAAGAGTTTTATTAGCAAGAGCTTTAACTCAAGATCCAGAAATTTTATTATTAGATGAACCAACTTCAGCTTTAGATTTAAATCATGCAGTTGAATTATTAAATAAGGTAAAAAGCTTAGTGGTTGAAAAATCTTTAACAGGAGTAGCAGTATTACATGATTTAAATTTAGCTGCTATGTTTTGTGATGAACTTATTATGATGAAAGATGGAGAGATAAAATATCAAGGAACACCATCTGAAGTTTTGACAGAAGAAAATTTACAAAAAGTTTATAATTTAAAGGCTAAAGTTATAAAAGATCAGAGTGGAATACCATATATTATTCCATTAGTTTAG
- a CDS encoding nitroreductase family protein, which yields MDFLSRRSIRKYTSQNIEKEKLDEILKVALTAPTGRNLKPFELILIKEKNALNKLSLSKSIGSAMLKEANAAIIILGNPEISNTWNEDASIVSFSIQLKAFELELGSCWINVKDRKTSDNIESEEYIKNNFNIPSHLKIVSIISLGYPNEHKPPHDDKDMDFSKIHLEKY from the coding sequence ATGGATTTTTTATCAAGAAGATCAATTAGAAAATATACTTCACAAAATATTGAAAAAGAAAAATTAGATGAAATACTAAAAGTAGCTCTAACTGCTCCTACTGGAAGAAATTTAAAACCATTTGAATTAATTCTAATAAAAGAAAAAAATGCATTAAACAAGTTATCTCTATCAAAATCTATTGGGTCTGCTATGTTAAAAGAAGCTAATGCAGCTATTATTATCTTAGGTAATCCTGAAATTTCAAATACTTGGAATGAAGATGCTTCTATTGTTTCTTTTAGCATACAACTTAAAGCTTTTGAATTAGAACTTGGAAGCTGTTGGATAAATGTTAAAGATAGAAAAACAAGTGATAATATAGAATCAGAAGAATATATTAAAAACAATTTTAATATACCTAGTCACTTAAAAATAGTTTCTATCATTTCCTTAGGTTATCCAAATGAACACAAACCTCCACATGATGATAAAGATATGGATTTTTCTAAAATTCATTTAGAGAAATATTAA